In Candidatus Nitronauta litoralis, one DNA window encodes the following:
- a CDS encoding citrate synthase, translating into MGDSVQVSYEGKTYTFPVLEGTCGEKAFDITKLRNESGLITFDPGFMSTGSCKSDITFLDGEKGILLYRGIPIEQLAEKSNFLEVCYLLIYGNLPNKDQLDYFNYNITHHSMVHESIKNLYDGFPQNPHPMAVCSTIVGSLATFYPEHQVNVRDEREIEISIHRLLAKLPTIAAYSYKKSIGQPLPYPKNSLNYTENFLHMMFSNPCEDFELDPIAAKALDVLLMLHADHEQNCSTSTVRLVGSSMCNLFASISAGIYALWGPLHGGANQAVIEMLQRIHDDGREVEKFVDMTKTPDSNFRLMGFGHRVYKNFDPRSRIIKDLAHKVFEKSGVHEPLLEIALKLEEIALKDEFFIERKLYPNVDFYSGLIYKALGIPVNMFPVMFAIGRLPGWIAQWKELQEDSDFRISRPRQVYTGPAKTDYVSLEKRSG; encoded by the coding sequence ATGGGTGATTCAGTTCAGGTCAGTTATGAAGGCAAAACGTACACCTTCCCTGTCCTTGAAGGAACTTGCGGTGAAAAAGCATTCGACATCACAAAATTACGCAACGAATCAGGACTGATTACTTTTGATCCTGGGTTTATGAGTACAGGAAGTTGCAAAAGCGATATCACTTTTTTAGATGGTGAAAAAGGCATCCTGCTTTATCGCGGAATCCCGATTGAACAACTTGCCGAGAAAAGTAATTTTCTCGAAGTGTGTTACCTGCTCATTTATGGAAATTTACCCAATAAGGACCAACTCGATTATTTCAACTACAATATCACCCACCATTCCATGGTGCATGAGTCAATCAAAAACCTTTATGATGGGTTTCCCCAGAACCCTCATCCAATGGCAGTTTGCAGCACTATTGTCGGATCATTAGCCACTTTCTATCCAGAACATCAGGTCAACGTCCGGGATGAACGGGAAATCGAAATTTCCATTCATCGTCTACTTGCAAAGTTGCCAACCATTGCCGCTTACAGCTACAAGAAGTCCATTGGGCAACCTTTACCCTATCCCAAAAACTCGCTTAATTACACAGAAAATTTTCTCCACATGATGTTTTCTAATCCCTGCGAGGATTTCGAATTGGATCCAATTGCCGCCAAAGCTCTCGATGTTTTGTTAATGCTTCATGCCGATCATGAGCAAAACTGTTCGACCAGTACCGTAAGGCTGGTAGGCAGTTCGATGTGCAATTTATTCGCTTCTATTTCAGCAGGAATTTACGCACTTTGGGGCCCCCTACATGGAGGAGCCAACCAGGCGGTAATCGAAATGCTGCAACGTATTCACGATGACGGTCGTGAGGTTGAGAAGTTTGTTGATATGACTAAAACACCTGACAGCAATTTTCGCTTGATGGGTTTTGGTCATCGGGTATACAAAAATTTTGACCCCCGTTCCCGAATAATCAAGGACCTGGCTCATAAAGTTTTTGAAAAGTCTGGCGTACATGAGCCCCTGCTTGAAATCGCTCTCAAGCTTGAAGAAATTGCATTGAAAGATGAGTTTTTCATTGAACGAAAACTCTATCCCAATGTGGACTTTTATTCTGGGCTAATTTACAAAGCTCTCGGGATACCCGTCAATATGTTCCCGGTTATGTTTGCAATAGGAAGACTGCCAGGTTGGATTGCCCAGTGGAAGGAACTACAGGAAGATTCTGATTTCAGGATCAGCCGACCCCGCCAGGTTTATACTGGGCCGGCAAAGACGGATTATGTTTCATTGGAAAAAAGATCCGGGTAG
- a CDS encoding dicarboxylate/amino acid:cation symporter, with protein MKSSNKLLYFILFGVSLGLVCGWFFGTAMSSVAWMGELFLNALKMMVIPLIISSLIVGVAGLGDVTKMGKTGGITIGYYMITTAISVFLGLIFVNLLQPGVGVVLDAEVPESAHAKKDTSFVDILLSVVSPNLIHSMAEMDILPLIVFSLIFGGVLTTLGEKGRQVIGFFETVNEAVMKMVHLVLYLAPIGIFGLVASKLGSAGGGDAFFAELLKIGKFVLTVLLALGVHAFVVLPLILWKFTGRHPVKYMKNVVEALTTAFSTASSSATLPVTMECAEEKNGVSRRMVQFVLPIGATVNMDGTALYEAVAAMFIAQMIGVELGVMQQFIIFLTATLAAIGAAGIPEAGLVTMVIVLQSVGLPLEGIGMVLAIDWFLDRCRTTVNVWGDSVGVAVVDELEKKYVEGG; from the coding sequence ATGAAATCTTCAAATAAATTACTTTATTTTATTTTGTTTGGTGTGAGCCTGGGGCTGGTTTGTGGCTGGTTTTTTGGAACTGCTATGAGCTCAGTAGCCTGGATGGGAGAGTTGTTTCTAAATGCGCTGAAAATGATGGTGATTCCACTTATCATTTCTTCTCTGATTGTGGGAGTTGCGGGTCTGGGTGATGTCACCAAAATGGGAAAAACGGGGGGGATCACTATTGGCTATTACATGATTACGACTGCCATTTCTGTATTCCTGGGCCTGATTTTTGTAAACCTTTTGCAGCCAGGAGTAGGGGTTGTTCTTGATGCTGAAGTTCCGGAATCGGCACACGCGAAAAAGGACACCAGCTTTGTCGACATCCTGCTTAGCGTTGTATCCCCCAATTTGATCCACTCGATGGCGGAGATGGATATCTTGCCTTTAATCGTCTTTTCTCTGATTTTTGGCGGTGTTCTGACAACCCTTGGCGAAAAGGGGCGACAAGTAATCGGATTTTTTGAAACCGTAAATGAAGCTGTTATGAAAATGGTGCATCTGGTTTTGTATCTTGCACCCATTGGGATTTTTGGCCTTGTAGCATCGAAACTGGGTTCCGCTGGTGGGGGAGACGCGTTTTTTGCAGAGCTGTTAAAAATAGGAAAATTTGTCCTGACCGTTCTCCTGGCCCTAGGTGTCCATGCGTTTGTTGTTTTACCTCTAATACTTTGGAAGTTCACTGGTCGACACCCTGTGAAGTATATGAAAAATGTCGTGGAGGCCTTGACGACTGCTTTTTCCACAGCAAGCAGCTCTGCTACTTTGCCGGTTACTATGGAATGCGCAGAGGAAAAAAACGGGGTTTCCCGTCGTATGGTTCAGTTTGTCCTGCCTATTGGCGCAACGGTAAATATGGATGGAACGGCTCTTTATGAAGCGGTGGCGGCAATGTTTATCGCCCAGATGATTGGAGTTGAGCTGGGTGTTATGCAGCAGTTCATCATTTTTTTGACAGCGACATTGGCAGCTATTGGAGCAGCGGGAATTCCGGAGGCAGGTCTGGTGACCATGGTTATAGTTTTGCAGTCTGTCGGTCTTCCTCTCGAAGGGATAGGGATGGTATTGGCGATCGACTGGTTTCTGGACCGATGTCGAACTACCGTAAACGTATGGGGAGATTCGGTAGGAGTTGCGGTTGTAGATGAACTGGAAAAAAAATATGTGGAAGGAGGGTGA
- a CDS encoding ATP-dependent Clp protease adaptor ClpS: MKSALTPITSGVVEELPEVVQDEETGLKTGYMPLYRVIMWDDDVTTMEFVIRILVKVFVKDIKTAESLTYEVHYSGSAHVDTLPLERAEFKVEQVHTAAKMEGFPFRCTIEPV; the protein is encoded by the coding sequence ATGAAAAGTGCACTGACTCCGATAACTTCCGGTGTTGTGGAAGAATTGCCTGAGGTTGTTCAGGATGAAGAAACTGGCCTTAAAACCGGCTATATGCCATTGTACCGCGTCATCATGTGGGATGATGATGTGACGACTATGGAGTTTGTAATCCGTATTCTGGTCAAGGTTTTTGTAAAAGATATTAAAACTGCTGAAAGCCTTACGTACGAGGTTCATTACAGTGGGTCTGCTCACGTTGATACCCTTCCTCTCGAACGGGCTGAATTTAAAGTAGAACAGGTCCATACTGCGGCAAAAATGGAAGGCTTCCCATTCCGCTGTACCATAGAACCCGTTTAA
- a CDS encoding DUF1566 domain-containing protein has translation MADSRFTDNGDDTITDTQTGLTWLKKDTRQLLGKWRNLEQCKAYAEDLNQQQFGGKTDWRVCSLEDIKSIFDKNCQMKAKGGDMIHLPPIFEPECADVTWTDTVNGDRAMMFNLIKGRSNWINKLGEGPFAARLVSGERKT, from the coding sequence ATGGCAGATTCAAGGTTCACAGATAATGGGGATGACACAATCACCGATACCCAGACCGGGCTAACCTGGCTCAAAAAGGACACCCGGCAGTTGCTCGGTAAATGGCGAAACCTGGAACAGTGTAAGGCTTATGCCGAAGACTTGAACCAACAACAATTTGGTGGAAAAACGGATTGGAGAGTCTGTTCCCTTGAAGATATTAAATCAATATTTGATAAAAATTGCCAAATGAAAGCAAAAGGAGGAGATATGATTCACCTCCCTCCAATATTCGAACCAGAATGTGCTGATGTAACCTGGACTGATACAGTGAACGGAGATCGCGCAATGATGTTTAATCTCATAAAAGGCCGCTCAAACTGGATCAATAAACTGGGAGAAGGCCCCTTCGCCGCCCGCCTTGTAAGTGGTGAACGAAAAACCTGA
- a CDS encoding DUF3108 domain-containing protein, whose amino-acid sequence MEPIRILIDTTHVFNPFVPIFKSPSVFSTRNPTGFRISDAFLRVLLIGLVWIGTFAPVTGIAETETTQKKGLYKGFKAEGDIRRFEGEQLLFDISFMFFDNAATAHVRFYEKDGRYFSTLKAETKGFVGFVTSQRKHFYKATFDVSKDGRRVLTRKFEREVKIGDDVEKTTHYLDYTNRKHFWFKYNNDKLTEQETEVIPEGKFYDDILASFYNFRNGVYGPLIKGRRYKIDTIPDKSMKDISVYILPEAEEKKIREEQDRPKGDEYLLNVVIPKEIFKTDTGELLFWGSRHFVPLETKVLNYVLLGDLHVKLSKRVQN is encoded by the coding sequence ATGGAACCAATCCGCATTTTAATAGATACAACCCATGTATTCAATCCCTTTGTCCCAATTTTCAAATCCCCTTCTGTGTTCTCCACAAGAAACCCCACAGGTTTCAGGATTTCCGATGCTTTTTTACGGGTTCTTTTAATTGGACTGGTCTGGATAGGGACGTTCGCCCCGGTAACGGGAATTGCGGAAACTGAAACTACTCAGAAAAAGGGACTATATAAAGGATTTAAAGCAGAAGGAGATATTCGCCGTTTTGAGGGGGAACAACTCCTCTTCGATATAAGTTTTATGTTTTTTGATAATGCTGCCACAGCCCACGTCCGGTTTTATGAAAAAGATGGCCGTTATTTTTCAACTTTGAAGGCCGAGACGAAAGGGTTCGTGGGTTTTGTCACCAGCCAAAGAAAACATTTTTACAAAGCCACATTTGATGTTTCAAAGGACGGTCGCCGGGTATTGACCCGGAAATTTGAACGGGAAGTCAAAATTGGAGATGATGTCGAGAAAACCACACATTATCTGGATTACACCAATAGAAAACATTTCTGGTTTAAATACAATAACGATAAGTTGACCGAACAGGAGACAGAAGTTATTCCTGAGGGGAAATTTTACGACGATATTCTCGCCTCATTTTATAATTTTAGAAATGGGGTTTACGGCCCACTGATCAAAGGGCGCCGATATAAAATTGACACTATCCCTGATAAGAGTATGAAAGATATTTCTGTCTATATCCTCCCTGAGGCAGAGGAAAAAAAAATTCGTGAAGAACAGGATCGTCCTAAAGGTGATGAATATCTTTTGAATGTGGTGATCCCGAAGGAAATATTTAAAACCGATACCGGGGAACTGCTGTTCTGGGGATCCCGCCATTTTGTTCCGCTAGAAACTAAAGTCCTGAATTACGTTTTACTTGGGGATTTGCACGTCAAACTCAGCAAACGCGTCCAGAATTAA
- a CDS encoding sulfite exporter TauE/SafE family protein, translating to MLILILFGVLIGVLSSLSGLGGGFLVVPFLIYMGKKAQLAVGTSFLVIFLIAISSLAAHGRFGNIEWKTGLLLAVGGVVGAQIGPVLLQQVPEIMFKRGFACLIIGIGCWLFWTTRSAA from the coding sequence TTGTTAATCCTGATACTATTTGGAGTGTTAATAGGAGTATTGTCTTCCCTTTCAGGCTTGGGGGGTGGGTTTCTAGTGGTCCCATTTTTAATTTACATGGGAAAAAAAGCCCAATTGGCCGTTGGAACTTCCTTTCTGGTTATTTTTCTAATTGCTATTTCTTCTTTAGCAGCCCATGGTCGATTTGGAAATATAGAATGGAAGACGGGGCTATTACTGGCTGTAGGCGGGGTTGTCGGGGCGCAAATAGGACCTGTTCTATTGCAGCAGGTTCCAGAAATCATGTTTAAACGGGGATTTGCCTGTTTGATAATTGGAATTGGTTGTTGGTTATTCTGGACGACTCGCAGTGCTGCCTGA
- a CDS encoding DUF2203 domain-containing protein: MNEKKYYTLEEANQFVPKLLEILPCMQRLHAAMSQDYPDVRNAWRQSKFNGGSMQGADYLEHVLRYQRLKKELDEMGADLKGVEQGLVDFLSIREGKEVYLCWKYPETKIEYWHDLDTGFSGRQPV; this comes from the coding sequence GTGAACGAAAAAAAATATTACACATTGGAAGAGGCCAATCAGTTTGTTCCTAAACTTTTGGAAATTCTACCTTGCATGCAGCGATTACATGCCGCTATGAGTCAGGATTATCCGGATGTGAGAAATGCATGGAGACAGTCCAAGTTTAATGGGGGGAGTATGCAAGGGGCTGATTACCTGGAGCACGTCCTCAGATACCAGCGTCTTAAAAAGGAATTGGATGAGATGGGTGCCGACCTGAAAGGTGTAGAACAGGGTTTGGTCGATTTTTTATCAATTCGGGAGGGGAAAGAAGTCTATCTTTGTTGGAAATACCCTGAAACCAAAATTGAATATTGGCACGATCTGGATACAGGTTTCAGTGGTAGACAGCCTGTATAA